Below is a genomic region from Buchnera aphidicola (Nurudea yanoniella).
AAAATGTAATTTAATTATGTTATTACCTCATGGATATGAAGGCCAGGGACCAGAACATTCTTCATCTCGAATAGAAAGATATCTTCAACTTTCTTCTGAAAAAAATATACAAATTTGTATGCCAACTACTTCTCTGCAAATGTATCTATTATTAAGAAGACAAGCATTAAATATTCGTAAAAAACCTTTAATCATTATGACTCCGAAATCTCTATTACGTTATTCATTATCTTTTTCATCTTTAAAAGAATTTTCAAATAATACTTTTCAAAAAGTAATTAACGAAATTGATAGCACAAATTTAAAAGTTGTAAAAAGAATAATTTTATGTTCTGGAAAAATATATTATGATTTATTAAATCAAAAACGTGAAAATCAACAAAGTAACATCGCTATCATACGAATAGAACAATTATATCCATTTCCTGAAAATATTTTACTAAAAATACTAAAATTGTATGTGCATAGTACTGATATTATATGGTGTCAAGAAGAACCTGCTAACCAAGGTGCATGGATATACATTCAAAATCATCTCATACAGATTTTACCTAAAAAATTTTCCTTAAGCTATGTAGGACGTCGTGCGTCTTCGTCTACGGCTACTGGATATATTAATATTCATAAAAAACAACAAAGCAAATTAATTTATGAAGCATTAAATATAAATTAAAATAAAGAGATAATACATGAATACAGCTAATATTCTCGTTCCTAATCTTCCTGAATCAGTTACCGAAGCTACAATTGCAACCTGGCACAAAAAACCTGGAGACCATATAAAAGAAGGTGAAGTTTTAGTAGATATTGAAACTGATAAAGTAGTTTTAGAAATTCCATCATTATTCGATGGACAATTAAAAAACATTATTTCAAGAAATGGAGAAAAAATTGTTTCAGGACAAATTATAGGAATATTAGTTAAGTCAAATTTAGAAACTACTCATCTAACATCAAAAAATACCAATCAAGAGTTAGAAACAGAAAATAAAAAATTAGTTTCTTCTCACGAACGAATTAGTCCTATGATAAGAAGATTAATATCTGAACATAATTTACAAAAAACTTATATACAAGGTACAGGGGAAAAAGGACGTATTACACGTGAAGATGTAATGATTCATGTAAATAGTAATCAAACAAATAATATACTTGATCATATAGATAAAAATAAATCTATAGAAAAATGTCATGATAAAAGAATTGAACGTGTTAAAATGACTACATTAAGAAAAAAAATTTCTGAGAAATTATTAGAAACAAAACATAATTCAGCTTCTTTAACTACATTTAATGAAGTTAATATGACACAAATTTTGAAATTAAGAAAAAAATATGGTGAACTGTTTGAAAAAAAATATAAAATTAAATTAGGTTTAATGTCTTTTTATATAAAAGCAGTTATTGAAGCATTAAAAAGTTTTCCTAATCTTAATGCTTCAATTGAAAAAGATGATATTATTTATTATAAATACTTTAATATTAATATTGCTATTTCTACTCCTCGAGGATTAGTAGCACCTATTTTAAAAAATGTAGATTTAATGAGCATGTCTGATATTGAAAGAACCATTCGAGAATTAGCTATAAAAGGAAAAAATTCTAAACTTACTATAAATGATTTAAAAGAAGGCAATTTTACTATTACTAATGGCGGAGTTTTCGGTTCTCTATTTTCTACACCTATAATAAATCCACCTCAATCTGCTATTTTAGGAATACACGTTATTAAAGAAAGACCCATGGTAGTAAACGGAAATATAAAAATACTTCCTATGATGTATTTAGCATTAACATATGATCACCGTTTGATAGATGGAAAAGAATCAGTAGGTTTTTTATTAAGAATAAAAGAACTATTAGAAGACTTTAATCGAATTTCATTGAGTATTTGACATATAAATTAAATTTTAAAAATAAATCTAAAATTTTTGGTGCTATGATAAATCTTAGCACCAATATATAAATTATTTCTATTAATATACTATAACTGCGCGTCGATTTTTTGAATAAGCATCTTCTGTATCTCCGTTATCAACTGGTTTATCTGCACCGTAAGATATTATAGAAATTTGCTTAGAAGATATACCTTTACTTTCTAAGTATATTTTTACTGCATTTGCACGACGTTTTCCTAATTCAATATTATACTTATTTAAACCTCTTTTATCGGTATGACCTTCAATAATAATATTAACATCAGGATGATTGTGCAAAAATATAATAGTATTGTTTAATATTTTCGAAAATTTTGAGTTAACATTAAATTTATTTAAATCAAAATAAATAATGTTATCTTGTTTTAATACTTCTGATGGATCGGATAAATTAATATTTGCTTGGGAATGAGTAGATTGGTGATTTTTATCAGGAATTGCTTCATTAAGTTTATTTTTTTGAAAGCTGCACGAGAACATTATCATTGCTGGTACAACACAAGTTATAATTTTTAAAATTTTATTTAATTTCATTCATAGTTCCTATGTTTCAATATATTTTTTGTAA
It encodes:
- the sucB gene encoding dihydrolipoyllysine-residue succinyltransferase — translated: MNTANILVPNLPESVTEATIATWHKKPGDHIKEGEVLVDIETDKVVLEIPSLFDGQLKNIISRNGEKIVSGQIIGILVKSNLETTHLTSKNTNQELETENKKLVSSHERISPMIRRLISEHNLQKTYIQGTGEKGRITREDVMIHVNSNQTNNILDHIDKNKSIEKCHDKRIERVKMTTLRKKISEKLLETKHNSASLTTFNEVNMTQILKLRKKYGELFEKKYKIKLGLMSFYIKAVIEALKSFPNLNASIEKDDIIYYKYFNINIAISTPRGLVAPILKNVDLMSMSDIERTIRELAIKGKNSKLTINDLKEGNFTITNGGVFGSLFSTPIINPPQSAILGIHVIKERPMVVNGNIKILPMMYLALTYDHRLIDGKESVGFLLRIKELLEDFNRISLSI
- a CDS encoding OmpA family protein, which encodes MKLNKILKIITCVVPAMIMFSCSFQKNKLNEAIPDKNHQSTHSQANINLSDPSEVLKQDNIIYFDLNKFNVNSKFSKILNNTIIFLHNHPDVNIIIEGHTDKRGLNKYNIELGKRRANAVKIYLESKGISSKQISIISYGADKPVDNGDTEDAYSKNRRAVIVY